The window TATTTTTTTGTAAATATGCGTTTTATGAAGCACCCTTATTTTTACAAGGCAATTTCCCTCGCATATGAGCAAATAATAAAGCCGGATATACATCCTTCGTTTTTTTTATATTTTGAAATTGACCCGGCAAAAATTGATATTAACATTCACCCGGCAAAAATTCAAATTAATTTTGATGATTCAACGGGAATATTTCAGTTACTTCGAGCATCAATAAAAAAAGCTTTGGGCAGTTTCAATATTGTTCCTTCAATTGATTTTGACAGAGACGGCTATATTGAAATGCCGTACTCCGGGAATGAAAAAGATGATTTAAAAATTCCGGCTATAACAAATTCAGGAAATTATAATCCTTTTAACGAAAAGGGTCGTGAGGCAAAAATGTCTTTTACGGGCTCATCTTTTAAAAAAGAACCGGTTCCTGAAAATTGGGATTTGTTATATAACAGTTTTGAATCAAGCCTCAACAATGAAACAAAGACTCCTGAACAAAATACAATTTCTGCCGAAGCCCAAGCATTTTCAAAATTATTTCAGGTTAAAAATAAATATATTGCAACTCCGGTAAAATCCGGAATTATGTTGATTCACATAACAAGAGCACACGAACGTATTCTTTTTGAATCTTTATTAAGTTCAATGCAATCCGGGAATGTTTCAATACAAAAAATTCTGTATCCTGTAAAAATTCAATTGACATCTGAAGATTTTGAGTTTTTGAAAAGTGCTGAAAAAAGTCTTAAAAGCATCGGTTTTGACATTTCTTTTAACAAAAACGAAGAAGTTGTTATTTCCGGAGTTCCGTCACATATAAAAAATGCAAACCCAAAAGAGCTCTTAGAAGTTGTTCTGGTCCAAATTAAAGATGATACTAATTTTTTATCTGAATCCATTCAGGAGAACCTTTCTGAATTATTGGCAAAAAAAGCATCTCTAAGTTTTGCTAAACCGCTTGCATCAGAAGAAATGTTGCATATTATAAATAACTTATTTTCATGCAGAATGCCCAACTTTACTAACAACGGCAGAAAAATCATTGAAATCATTAAGTTTGATGAAATTGAGAAACTGTTTTAAGTTCGACTGATTACCTGAACATTTGAACCCAATATGTTCCGGAATGACCTATTCCCATATATTTATGATTGCCCATAATGTTTTTGCAATGTCCCGGGCTTTGCA of the Bacteroidales bacterium genome contains:
- the mutL gene encoding DNA mismatch repair endonuclease MutL produces the protein MSDIIQLLPDSVANQIAAGEVIQRPASVIKELIENATDAGTNNIIVNITDAGRTLIQVIDNGKGMSETDARMAFERHATSKIREAKDLFAINSMGFRGEALASIAAVADVELKTKQEGSDLGTFIHIKGSEIIKQETVSVSIGSNFSVRNLFFNIPARRKFLKADNTEFRHIVSEFKKVALARPDISLSLIHNDNIIYKLSSGKLIHRISELFGKTISKNLIPVESNTSILKISGYIGKPEIAKKRNEEQYFFVNMRFMKHPYFYKAISLAYEQIIKPDIHPSFFLYFEIDPAKIDINIHPAKIQINFDDSTGIFQLLRASIKKALGSFNIVPSIDFDRDGYIEMPYSGNEKDDLKIPAITNSGNYNPFNEKGREAKMSFTGSSFKKEPVPENWDLLYNSFESSLNNETKTPEQNTISAEAQAFSKLFQVKNKYIATPVKSGIMLIHITRAHERILFESLLSSMQSGNVSIQKILYPVKIQLTSEDFEFLKSAEKSLKSIGFDISFNKNEEVVISGVPSHIKNANPKELLEVVLVQIKDDTNFLSESIQENLSELLAKKASLSFAKPLASEEMLHIINNLFSCRMPNFTNNGRKIIEIIKFDEIEKLF